tttactgttatAAAATTTTGTTAATAGGTGAAGGATAGAAACTTATGTGGTAAAAAGAGATGGATACAAGTTCCAATAAATATGGAGGACCATGTTATTGTTCCAAACATGGATTCAGATATGGAGGATGCTGACCAATTTGTCAGAGACTACATTTCCCACCTTACCAAAAGCCCTCTTGACCTTTCCAAGCCACTATGGGAAGTCCATATCCTCAATGTCAAAACATCTGATGCAGAAGCTGTTGCAGTGATTCGGATTCACCACTCGATTGGGGATGGCGCATCCCTCATGTCACTTCTACTAGCTTGTACCAGAAAAACATCGGACCCGGATGCATTGCCTAGTGTTCCAACCAAGAGGAAACATGAGGATAGTTCTTCAAGTGAATCGAGCGTGTTCTGGTGGTTGTTATTGGCTATTTGGTCAGCAGTAACATTGATAGGGAACACTCTTGTTGATATTGTGCTGTTTGTAGCCACTATTCTGGTTTTGAAAGACACAAAGACTCCTATTAAAGGTCCACCTGGGGTTGAGCTTACTGCCAAGCGCTTCTTGCATCGAACAGTTAGTTTTGATCACATCAAACAAGTGAAGAATGCTATGAACATGGTATGTTAGTTACACTATTTACTTATAGTTTTAGTATTAAATGGATCTAGCAGACTGTTGTTCAAATTCATAATGATAGATAAATATGCACAGTGGCTGTCAGGAACTTCTTCGGCTGAAAATGAATAACCTACTATTGTTTCTCTACTCTTTATGCTCATAAAGGAtattaaaaaagaagataaGGTTTGATCTAAGCATGGTCTTAACTTTAGAAGTAACTGAAACCATAACATTGTCACACCATCATAAGCGAATGTGGTTGATCAACCATGTGCTTGATGGGGCTTGTTTCAAACATCTCACGGGACTCATACTTAATTGCTGTTTACATTTTACCAGACCATCAATGATGTTGTATTAGGAGTGACACAGGCGGGTCTATCGCGATATTTGAACTGCAGATATGGTAAGATCTCTTGGCCTAATCCAGCAGATTATATCAGTGTTCTGTTACTTTTAGCTTAGTCACCAGTActgttttttctctttcttatcACTTGGAAAACGTTAAGATAAGATGATAAATCTGTGTTATGGTTGTAGAACTCGTACTAGCCAATTTGAACTTTCTCCGCTTTCCATGTTAAACTGTAGCTTCTCCAGATCCTTTCCACTTGCTCATACAAGTTCATTAATACTTGAGGAAAAACTTATCAATACCGGAAAATACTCTTTAGTATCTAATAAGTAATAACACATTTTTGTGTTTAGCAGCAGGTGAAAATGAGAAAGATGAGGGAGCAAAGAAGAAGGGACATAATCTACCAAAAAGTATCCGCCTTAGAGCAAATGTTCTCGTTAATTTACGACCAGCTGTTGGGATCCAGGTGATCAATAGTTCAAAATAGAGTAGCGCTCAATCCTcaagctgttttttttttttaattcaataacCACGTTCTCTGTACTGATTAAGAAAATGGTTCTTCTTCAGTGTTCTCTAATTACATGTATAACAGGAACTGGCCGATATGATGGCTAAGAAGTCCAAGACCAAGTGGGGTAATAGGATTGGATATGTCCTGGTACCCTTCACCATTGCTCTACAAGATGACCCTTTGGATTATGTTCGTGGAGCCAAGTTGCTTATGGATCGGAAAAAGCACTCATTAGAAGCATTTTGCACATACTTAAGTGCCAATCTTTTAACCAAACTAATCGGAGCAAAGGTACAAAATCATTATTCACTGTCTGTTTGTTCATATAGAGGAGTATAGTTTTGCAGTTACAGATAGTTGTATGGTTTTACAGGGAGCTGGAGCAGTAGCACACAGAGTTCTTTGTAATTCCACATTAGCATTCACAAACTTGATTGGTCCCCTCGAAGAAATTAGCTATTACGGGCATCCAATTACTTACATTGCTCCTAATGTTTACGGCCATCCACATGTAGGTTTTCTCGTTTCATTTATTTGTTCTTGTACTGACTTCAGACCATACAATAAACAAGGTTTTCATCATTTTGTTCTCTCAATTTTCGCTCATTGTTGTTGCACTTTGGTGGCAGGCATTGCACATGCATTTTCAAAGCTATGTTGACAAAATGACTATTAGCTTAGCCTTTGACCCCGATTTAATCCCTGATCCTGAAAAGTTGTtggatgatttagaagaatCACTCAAACTCATTCGCGATGCTGTTGTCGAAAAGGAGCTCAACATTgccaaggaaggaagaagcagctGTGTTTAGCCAAATGAGTCCCAGAGATTTGCAACATTTTTTCTGCCCAAGTATAGTTCTATGTAGGCATTGTCGATTATCTATATCCATGGTTTAGGTTCTTTTCTTATTGTTGCATTAGATAAGCAACATGAATGTGAGTTTCAAACTAAAACAAAGGTTTATGAATTTGCAAATGGCATGTGTATGTATTAACAAAAAGAACCTCTACGCTGTACTGCATCATAGAAACTTGAATCAATCTTGCATCAAATATTTAACTTAGCAATTTCAAAAGCAAAATTACTCACTCTTTCACTAAAAGGCAAAGAAAATCAGGGTAAGAAAGCAGAACTCATAAAACATCCCATGATACTGGGTAGGCATGAATTAACTAGAGGAATCAGTCAAACTCATCTACGATGTTGTTGTCGAAAAAGGTTTCTACATTGCCAAGGAAGAAGCTGTGTGGCACTAAATGAGTTCTTGAGATGTGGAACTTTTTTTTCTGCCTAAAGAATAGTTCAATATAGGCACTGTTGATTCAACTTACCATATATTCAATGGCTGTGACAATGTTGTATCTCTAATGTTGAATTTGGCGCCTTCTGGTAAATAGGATACTAGATGTAGTGGATTGAATGAATAAGTCAAACTTTTGATTATCCATAGTGAAACGGTTTTGAGAAGCCAAGAAGCTGATGCAATTTGTTAATCTCAAATATTCTTAATTGCTTTTGAAGTAATGTTCTTGTGAAATTAGTTTGTAAGTAAAATTTGATAAAACTAATATAAATGTTCGTAACATCTCATTTCTTGACTTTCCTCTACAAGGTCGTTAGATGCCTCAGATGAGTCCTATGACCGAGTTATTTGTTCTTTCATCATTGTACGGAGCAAAATTAAAACTGAGTGGATCCGCAATCACCAATTCTTCAGTGTCGAAGTCAGCCTATCACACACGGATCAATATAAACCACACTACACAACTAGTCCATAAACATCGAAACCAAAAACCTAGTCTAATCCGAGCAAAAAGAAAGCCTCAAATCTTGATTTGTCCAAAATTAGGGTTGGACTCGGATCCTAAAAACTCGACACTGTTCATGGGTATTATCGTAATtacaaaaaatttatataaatatatatattcaaaaatgaaaaataaggaGTTTAATCCCAAATGTGGAAAAAGCTTTCTGGAAGTCTCTCTAATAATCTTGACCGATTTGAGTCCCCCTATATAAATAGCTCAAAATTACAGCGGAACCATAAACCCTAAACGATCCAAAAGCTCTCTACTTTTCTGATCAGCGATGGCGATAATCTCCGATATCCAAGAGGAGCAGCAACAGAGCTCAGCGCAAGCCAAATCGGCGTCGGCGTCGGCGTCGGCGTCGGCGTCGTCGTCGTCGGGGGCGAGAGTGGGAGCGACCTCGTTTAGCACGAAGTTCGATCGGAACAACACGTCGGGGTTTCTGGAGAAGGCGTTGGAGTTTCTGGCGCAGGAGAGCGACTTCATGAGGCGGCCGACGGCGGAGAGGGATCTGGTGGCGATATTCAAGGCGGTgagggagaaggagaggaagaagatggaggaggagaggaagaagaggtgggcggcggaggaggaggagaagaagaagaaggaggcggAGGTCAAGGCCAAGGAGGAGCCTAAGGCGGAGCCCAAGgtggtggaggagaagaaggagaaggaggtggaggagaagaGTGGCAAGAGAGGTATGGATCATGAGCTGTTTGAGCTTTTTGATTTCGAAGATATAAACTTTTTGTTGCCTTTAgttatatgattttgtttgattgccGGCATTAGGAATGAGATGTTTGAATTGAAATGTTGAAATTTTACAGAAGAACAATGTGTTTGTTTGTATAGGGTGGAAGACAATGGGATGAAATGTATGAACTCTAGAATTGGTATGAAATTTCGGTGAAGAACAATGGGTTTATATAGTGTGAAAAGTTTTGAACTTGGAATCTGTTAGCAGATGAATTGTGGTTTTGCGATGTGATAGTTTCATGTTTTTGGATTTCAGGAAATGTGTTAGGATGTAGAAAGATAATGTGATTGTTGTCATATATGGTTTGTAAGAAATTAGTGATTTTAAACCATATGTTTGTAAGACTCTGGGTCCATGACCTCCATATCAAGCAGTGCTCACATTGAATTTGCAAATATATTTTCCCAAACATAATGTGATTTCAGGAACTGCACATAAAACATGTATGGGGTTTTGTAAGAAATTGGCGATTTTAAGCCATatgtttgaagattttgaatTCGTTGTTCTGTGGCATATATGAGGGTTTGTAGGAAATTGGCGATTTTAAACCATATGCTTGGGCAAAGATAATTTGGTTGTTGTGGTATTGGAATGTTGAAGCACAGTATAATTGTTTATACAAATGCTAATTGTGTTCGCTGCCCCAAGTACACAGAGTATAGTTATATATTCTTGATTTAACTCTGATTATTTATGTGCAGTTCCAAACAAAGGGAATGGGCTTGATATGGAGAAGTACTCATGGACCCAGAGTCTGCAGGAGGTTAATATAATCATTCCAGTGCCTGCTGGAACTAAATCAAGGGATATTGTTTATGAGGCAAAGAAGAACCGTCTGAAGTTTGGACTGAAGGGTCAGCCTCTTATAATTGATGTAAGTCTGCTGCTTTATTATtcatattatattattattagtcTGCCGTGTATCACAAACAACTAGATATGATATGAATGCATAGAGTAGTTTACTACATGGTAAAGTTTCAAGCAGAACAGTAGATTTAGATAGAGATCCTACACATAATAAAAAATAGTGGCAGATGAGAATGCGTGTGCATGACCTATACTAAAACGATGATGGTTCTAGTCTGGAATGATTGTTTCTGTATTAATTTTTTGGCCTCTTCTAATGTACATTAAATACTTGCAGGGGGAGCTCTATCAGTCTATCAAGCCTGATGATTGCTTATGGAGCATAGGTATGTTGGTGCATACAAAGTCATGGCATTTCATTTTAGTTCTCCTCATTGTTAAACGAGAATTTTAGAGTCCCAAATGATATGGTAGCACACCTAAATGCTTGTGTTTATGGGGACTGCTTCACTTCAGTTGCTGTCTCCTTAAATACCTGTTATGGAGGGGTACTGGCTTGTGAATGGTTAAGTGGATTTAATGATGGTTCATCACCTTTGCAGAGGATCAAACTGCTGTCTCTATTCTCCTGACCAAACACAACCAACTGGAGTGGTGGAAAGCTCTGCTGAAAGGTGACCCTGAAATAGACACTCAGAAAGTTGAACCGGAGCCAAGCAAATTGTCTGACCTGGATTCAGAAACACGTCAGACCGTCGAAAAAATGATGGTAAAGTCGCAACTGCTgtttaatttgttttccaatttccTCCTTGAAACTTACCGGGAACCATCTGGAGCGTTATGCTCTGTGAACACATGATTTCTAAGCTCTATATGTTTTACTTCACAGTTTGATCAGCGGCAGAAGCAGATGGGCCTTCCAACCAGTGAGGAGATGCAGAAGCAGGAGATCTTGAAGAAATTTATGTCTGAGGTGATTTATTATGGCTCTAATACACTAATCACTTGCTTTGTATGAAATTGTTTTTTGCACCTGCTATCAAATTTACTGATGTTCAGGCGTTATCTCTTTGCAGCATCCGGAAATGGA
This portion of the Rosa chinensis cultivar Old Blush chromosome 1, RchiOBHm-V2, whole genome shotgun sequence genome encodes:
- the LOC112183332 gene encoding O-acyltransferase WSD1 isoform X1, with protein sequence MYIKTRKDPDGDTSSLLLNFGAEMEDQQPSLSPAARLFHSPKFSCYIVIRMGCSIRIHPEVISAGLKETLYKHPRFSSKMVKDRNLCGKKRWIQVPINMEDHVIVPNMDSDMEDADQFVRDYISHLTKSPLDLSKPLWEVHILNVKTSDAEAVAVIRIHHSIGDGASLMSLLLACTRKTSDPDALPSVPTKRKHEDSSSSESSVFWWLLLAIWSAVTLIGNTLVDIVLFVATILVLKDTKTPIKGPPGVELTAKRFLHRTVSFDHIKQVKNAMNMTINDVVLGVTQAGLSRYLNCRYAAGENEKDEGAKKKGHNLPKSIRLRANVLVNLRPAVGIQELADMMAKKSKTKWGNRIGYVLVPFTIALQDDPLDYVRGAKLLMDRKKHSLEAFCTYLSANLLTKLIGAKGAGAVAHRVLCNSTLAFTNLIGPLEEISYYGHPITYIAPNVYGHPHALHMHFQSYVDKMTISLAFDPDLIPDPEKLLDDLEESLKLIRDAVVEKELNIAKEGRSSCV
- the LOC112183351 gene encoding protein BOBBER 1 gives rise to the protein MAIISDIQEEQQQSSAQAKSASASASASASSSSGARVGATSFSTKFDRNNTSGFLEKALEFLAQESDFMRRPTAERDLVAIFKAVREKERKKMEEERKKRWAAEEEEKKKKEAEVKAKEEPKAEPKVVEEKKEKEVEEKSGKRVPNKGNGLDMEKYSWTQSLQEVNIIIPVPAGTKSRDIVYEAKKNRLKFGLKGQPLIIDGELYQSIKPDDCLWSIEDQTAVSILLTKHNQLEWWKALLKGDPEIDTQKVEPEPSKLSDLDSETRQTVEKMMFDQRQKQMGLPTSEEMQKQEILKKFMSEHPEMDFSRAKIQ
- the LOC112183332 gene encoding O-acyltransferase WSD1 isoform X2 translates to MYIKTRKDPDGDTSSLLLNFGAEMEDQQPSLSPAARLFHSPKFSCYIVIRMGCSIRIHPEVISAGLKETLYKHPRFSSKMVKDRNLCGKKRWIQVPINMEDHVIVPNMDSDMEDADQFVRDYISHLTKSPLDLSKPLWEVHILNVKTSDAEAVAVIRIHHSIGDGASLMSLLLACTRKTSDPDALPSVPTKRKHEDSSSSESSVFWWLLLAIWSAVTLIGNTLVDIVLFVATILVLKDTKTPIKGPPGVELTAKRFLHRTVSFDHIKQVKNAMNMTINDVVLGVTQAGLSRYLNCRYAGENEKDEGAKKKGHNLPKSIRLRANVLVNLRPAVGIQELADMMAKKSKTKWGNRIGYVLVPFTIALQDDPLDYVRGAKLLMDRKKHSLEAFCTYLSANLLTKLIGAKGAGAVAHRVLCNSTLAFTNLIGPLEEISYYGHPITYIAPNVYGHPHALHMHFQSYVDKMTISLAFDPDLIPDPEKLLDDLEESLKLIRDAVVEKELNIAKEGRSSCV